From the genome of Streptomyces spinoverrucosus:
TCGGCGTCGATGCCCGCGGCGTGCAGCTGCTGGTCGGGCGCCGCCGAACCCGGCATCGTACGCACCGCGAGACGCACCAGACGCGGCATGGGACGCCCGTCGAGGAAGGCGTCGAGGACGGCGTCGCCGAGACCGCCCTCCGGGTGGTGGTCCTCGACGGTGATCAGGCAGCCGGTGTCCTCGGCGGCCTGGCGCAGGGTGAGCCGGTCGACGGGCTTGACCGAGTACAGGTCGATCACCCGCACCTGGATGCCCGCTCGGTCCAGCGCGTCGGCGGCGGCCAGCGCCTCGGGCACGGTGACGCCCGCCGCGACGAGGGTCACCCGGTCGGTTTCGGAGGATCGCAGCACCTTGCTGCCGCCGACCGGGAAGTCCTCGTCGGGGCCGTAGATCACCTCGCTCTTGCCGCGCGAGGTGCGCAGGTAGCGGATGCCGTCCAGGTCGGCCATGGCGGCGACGAGCCGGGCGGTCTGGTTGGCGTCGCACGGGTACAGCACGGTCGAGCCGTGCACGGCCCGGAACATCGCCAGGTCCTCCAGGCCCATCTGCGAGGGCCCGTCCTGCCCGATCGCGACGCCCGCGTGCGAGCCGACCAGGTTGATCCCGGCCCCGCTGATCGAGGCCATGCGGACGAAGTCGTAGGCGCGCGTGAGGAAGGCCGCGAACGTCGAGGCGTACGGCACCCAGCCGCGCGAGGCGATGCCCACCGCGCCCGCGACCATCTGCTGCTCGGCGATGTAGCACTCGAAGAACCGCTCGGGGTGCTCCTTGGCGAAGGCCTCGGACCGCGTGGAGTCGCTCACCTCGCCGTCGAGGGCGACGACGTCACCGCGTCCGGTGCCGAGGGCGGCGAGCGCCTTGCCGTAGGCGTCCCGGGTCGCCACCTCCTCGCCCTGGTCGAAGCGGGGCAGCTCGACGTGCTCCTCCCGGACGGCGTGCAGCAGGCGCGCGGCCGGCGGCTCGTTCACATGGACACGCAGGTCTCGGGGGCCGCCGAGTTCGGCGATGGCCTCGTCGGCGTCGGGCAGCGGCTTGCCGTGCAGCCCCTCGCGGTCCTCGACCCCGTCGACGCCCTTGCCCTTGAGGGTGCGGGCGAGGACGGCGGTCGGCTGGCCCCTGGTCGAGATGGCCTCCCCGTACGCCCGGTCGATCGCGTCCACGTCGTGCCCGTCGACCTCGATGGTGTGCCAGCCGAACGCCTGGAAGCGGCGGGCGTAGGCGTCGAGGTCGTGGCCGTGCCGGGTGGGGCCGCGCTGGCCCAGCCGGTTGACGTCGACGATCGCGGTGAGGTTGTCCAGATGCTCGTACGAGGCGTGCTCGGCGGCCTCCCACACGGAGCCCTCGGCGAGCTCGCTGTCCCCGCACAGCACGTACACGCGGTAGTCCGTACGGTCGAGCCGCTTGCCGGACAGCGCGATCCCGACACCGACCGGCAGTCCCTGCCCCAGCGATCCGGTGGCCGTCTCGACCCAGGGCAGCCGCCGCGGCGTGGGGTGCCCTTCGAGCCGGCTGCCCAGCTTGCGGAAGGTGAGCAGCTCACCGTCGTCGATGGCGCCGGCCGCCTTGTAGGCCGAGTACAGCAGGGGCGAGGCGTGTCCCTTGGACAGCACGAAGCGGTCGTTGCCCGGGTGGTCCGGGCGGTCGAAGTCGTAGCGCAGGTGGTGGGCCAGGAGTACGGCCATCAGATCGGCGGCGGACATCGACGACGTCGGATGCCCGGAGCCTGCGGCGGCGGAGGCCCGCACGCTGTCCACGCGCAACTGCTGGGCCAGCTCGACGAGTTCGCGGGTGTTCATCGGTCTCCTTCGTCGGGGGTGTCGATGCGCTTCACGGGGCCCGGGGAGGGGTGGTCCGTACCGGACTTCGGGGCAGGCTTGCCCGACTCGGGGCCGGGCTGGTTCTTGGCGGGTTCGCCACCGGGCTGGTTCTTCGCGGGCTCCCCGCCGGGCTGGTTCTTCGCGGGCTCCCCGCCGGGCTGGTTCTTCGCGGGCTCCCCGCCGGGCTGGTTCTTCGCGGACTCGGGGTCCGCATCAGGGGCAGCGGCAGCCCCGGGCCCCGTCCGGGCTCCAGCCGCCACCTCAGCGCCGGCCGGCGCCCCGGCGCCTCCCGGCACCCGCGCCAGTTCCGGCGACGCCGTGTCCAGCGGCACCGACCAGGATCGTACGAGCCCCAACTGCACGGCCTGGCGCGGCAGTACGGCGTCCAGCAGCCAGTCGGCCGCAACCCGCACCCGGTTCCCCGGCATGGCGGCGAGATGGTAGCCGCGGGTGACCGCCCCGGCGGCGACCCCGGACAGCGGCACTCCCAGCGGATTCGCCGCCGCCTTGGCGCCGCCCAGGTCGACCACGAACCCCATGTCCTTGTGCCGGTAGGCCCGCCGCTCCCCCTCGCCGAACGACGCGGCGATGTTGTGGGCGCACACCTTGCCGTGCCGCCAGGCGTGCTGTGCGGTCATCGGCGTGTACTGACCGGGCTTGTCGAGGTCGGGCACGGCGGCGGCGTCCCCGCAGGCGAACACCTCGGGACGGCCCGGCACTTGCAGGTGCGGGTCGACGAGCAGCCGCCCGCGTTCCATCGGCAGATCGAGGGACTCGACGAGTGGGTCGGGCCGTACGCCCACGCACCACACGAGCGTGCGGGTCTCGACGTACTCCCCGTCGGTCAGCAGCACCCCGCCGTGCGTGGCCTCCTTCACGGAGGTCCCCATCCGCACGTCGACGCCGCGTTGGCGCAGCACCCGGTCGGCGGTGCGGGAGAGCCGTTCGTCCAGTTCGGGCAGGACGCGCTCGGCGATGTCCAGCAGGAGCCAGCGCGGCCGCATGCCCTCCCGCAGGGGGTGCTTGCGCACCTGGGCGTCGGTGAACATCTGCCCGTGCGCGGCGACCTCGGTCCCGGTGTAGCCGGCGCCGACCACCACGAAGGTGCAGCGCGCGGCACAGCTCTTGGGGTCGTCGGCGGCGGCCGCCAGCTCCACCTGCCGGGTCACGTGGTCGCGCAGGTAGAGCGCCTCGGGCAGGCCGCGGAAGCCGTGGGCGTGCTCGGCGACGCCGGGTATGGGCAGCAGCTTGTTGACGCTGCCGGCGGCGAGCACCAGCCGGTCGTACTCCAGCGTGCCGCCCCCGCCCTCGGGGTCGGAGTAGTGCACGGTCCGCGCGTCGAGGTCGATGCCGTCGGCCTCGCCGAGGACGAGCCGCACCCGGGGCAGGGTGCCGGAGAGGGAGACGGTGACGCGGCGCGGCTCCAGGATCCCGGCGGCCACCTGCGGCAGCAGCGGCAGATACAGGAAGTAGTCGGTCGGGTTGAGCAGGGTGATGTCGGCCCTGTCCCGGGCCAGCCGCGACAGGACGCGGGCCGTGCGGTAGCCGGCGAAGCCGGCACCGACGATCACGATGCGGGGTCGACTCACGGTTTCGCCTCCGGCGGTCGTCTCGTACGAGGTTTTCCGCGTCCCCCTGGTCAGGGCGCCCAAACCCGGACGGACCCCGCGTTCGGCCCGGCGTTTGGCGCCCGGGCGGCCGGATACCCGGCCGCTGACCCCCCACCCCCTGACGCGGAGGTGTCCCCCATGCCCGAGTACGGCTATTTCCTGGCCTGTGAGGAGTTCGGCCCCGCGGACCTCGTCGAGCAGGCGAGGATGGCCGAACAGGCCGGATTCCAGGCCCTGTGGATCTCGGACCACTACCACCCCTGGAACGACGCGCAGGGGCAGAGTCCGTTCGTGTGGTCGGTGATCGGCGCGATCTCCCAGGCGGTGTCCCTGCCGATCGAGACCGCGGTGACCTGCCCGACGGTCCGTATCCACCCGGCGGTGGTGGCGCAGGCCGCCGCGACCAGCGCGGTAATGACGAACGGCCGCTTCCGCCTCGGGGTGGGCACGGGCGAGGCGCTCAACGAGCACATCGTCGGCCACACCTGGCCGCCCGCCTCCGTCCGGATGGACATGCTGGAGGAGTCCATCCAGGTGATGCGCAAGCTGTTCACGGGCGAGGAGATCAGCCACTACGGCACGCACTACAAGGTGGAGAACGCCCGCCTGTACACGGTCCCCGACGAGCCCGTCCCGATCGACATCTCCGGCTTCGGCCCGCAGGCCACGGCCCTCGCGGCCCGCGTCGGCGACGGCTACATCACGATGACGCCCGAGGAGTCGATGGTGGAGCAGTTCCGCAAGGGCGGCGGGGGCGCGAAGCCGGTGAGCGGCGGCACGAAGGTCTGCTACGGCACCGACCGCGACGAGGCGGTCCGTACGGTCCGCCGGTTGTGGTCGAACCAGCTGCTGCCCGGTGAGATGGGCCAGATCCTGCCCTCGCCGCGCCACTTCGAGCAGCTGCAGCCGCTGATCACCGAGAAGATGATCAGCGAGAACACGGTCTGCGGCGACGACGTCGACGAACACGTCTCCGCCCTCAGCGCCTTCGCCGACGCCGGCTTCGACCGCGTCTACGTCAACCAGATCGGCCCCGACCAGCGCGCCTTCTTCGACTTCTACCGCACGAAGGTGCTGCCCCAGCTCCAGCAGAGCCACTGATGCCGTGCCTGAGTGCCCTCAGCCCCGCCGTGCCCTCAGCCTCGCCGCAACTGCGCCCAGCCCCCGCGACGCAGCCCGGCCGTCAGCACGGCCCCCAGCCCGCCGCCGGCCAGCAGCCATCCGACCCGCCCCCTGTTCACCGAGGCCCACCCCTGCCGGCTCCGCGACAGCGCCTCCTCGTCGAAGCGCCCGTGCGCGCCGAAGTCCCGCCCGTGCGGCCCGTCCGCCGGGGTCCAGAGGTTGCCCACCCCACCGTGCTCCCCCGGGTCCTGCTGTGCGTCGAAACCGGTCCGGGCGAGATACCGCTCCAGCAGTCCGGGAGCGACGGCGTTGGCGATCAAGGTGCCCACGGTCGAACCGCCCACCCAGTACTCCCGCCGCCGCCCGTGCCGCGCCGCGTGCACGATCGCCCGCGCCGCGACCTCCGGCTGGTACACGGGAGGCACCGGCCGGGCCCGCCCCGGCATCCGGTTGAGCACCCAGTCGAACTGCGGGGTGTTGATCGCGGGCAGCTGCACCATCGTCGTCCGCACCTTGCTGCCCTGGTGCAGCAGCTCGCACCGCAGCGACTCGTTGAAGCCCTGGATCGCGTGCTTGGACCCGCAGTACGCCGACTGCAGGGGGATCCCCCGGTACGCCAGCGCCGAACCGACCTGCACGACCGTGCCCCGGTCCCGGGGCAGCATGTGCCGCAGCGCGGCCCGCGTACCGAACACATAGCCGAGATACGTCACTTCGGTCACCCGCCGGAACTCGTCCGGCGTGATCTCCGTGAACGGCGCGAACACTCCGGCGAAGGCGTTGTTGACCCACACGTCGATCCGTCCGAAGGCGTCCACGACCTGCTCGGCGGCGTCGTCGACGGCCTTGGCGTCGGCCATGTCCACCGGCACGACGAGCGCCTCACCGCCGGCGCGCTGCACCTCGTCCGCCGCCGCGGCGAGCCCCTCGCGCCCGCGGGCCAGCAGGGCGACCCGGTCACCCCGCGCGGCGAAGGCCACCGCCGTGGCCCGGCCCACCCCGCCGCTCGCTCCGGTCACGACGACGGCCCTGCCCCGTCCGATCGGTGTGCGCACCCCGCATCACGCCCGGTGGTGCGGGCTCTCGGGGTCGATGCGGTCCGGCGGCGGCATCGGGCCCGGCGTGGGTGCGCCCGGCCCCGGCGTGTCCGCCCCCGGCGCTCGGGTCGGCGCGGCGGCCTCTCCGGGCGGGGTGGGCGGGACGGGCGGCACCGGCGGGTACGGCGCGTTGCCGAGTCCGCCGGGCGGGGCGGCGCCGTGCGCGCGGTCCCGTTCCGCCGCCAGTTCGGCGGCGCGCCCGTGCGGCGTCCCGGCGTGCGGCTTGGCGGCGCCGCGCAGCAGGTAGGCGACGACTCCGAGGATCGCCGCGGTGATCAGCGCGGCCGCCCAGCCCGGCAGGACGAGGGCGAGTGCCAGTCCGACCGTGAGGGCGACGGCCGCGCCCGCGTACAGGGCGACGGCTCCGGACGCGGCGTACAGCGTGGCCTTGCGGCGCTGCTTGCGGGTCTGCTGGCGCAGTTCGTCGCGGATCGTCTCCCGCGCGACCTGTGCCAGCTCGTCGACCAGATGCTTGTCCAGGTGCTCCAGATGATCCATGCGGTCCATGGCAGCCGGGTACCCGTGCGCAACTGCGCGTAACGCCTCAGGGTGCGGGCGGCCGCATCCGGAAGTCGTACCGCTCGGGCAGCGGACCGCTCCCGAGCCGCTCCCACAACCGCCCGACGACCTCGTCCCCTTCCCGCAGATCGGCCACCTCGAAGCCCGCCTCGAACGCCGCGCGGGCCTCCTCGGTCCGCCCCTCGGCGACCAGCAGCTCGGCCTCCAGCAGCCGGAACCGCCCCCGCGCCCGCGTCGCCGGATGCAGCCGCTCCCACACGCCCCGCGCCTGCTCCGGACGCCGTACGTCGAGCAGTGCCCCGATCGCCTCGCGTCCCAGCGCCGCCGTGGCCGCCGTCCACGCCTCTCCGTCGTCCCGCCGCTCCCGGCACAGGTCGTCGAAGGCCTCCGCGTACCGGTCGGCGGCCCGCTCGGGGTTGCCGTTCTCCTGGTCCGCGACCGCCAGGCAGCGCAGCAACGGCCACAGCGAGGGCGCCAGTTGGAGGGCCCGCTCCCAGCTGCGCACGGCCTGCGCCCGGTCCCCGGCGTGCCACTGCGCGACCCCGAGGTGGTACTCGGCGAGCGGGGTCGCGGGCGCCGTCTCCAGCATGTCCCGCCAGTGCGGTCCGACCAGCGTCTCTCCCGGCGGCCGTACCCGGCGCGGTTCGGGCAGGGACCCGGCCCGCAGCAGGTGCAGCCACGGCGCCTGGGCGTCCCCGAGGGTGTCCTCCCCGAAGGGGGTGCCCGGCAGCTTCCAGCCGCCCCGCAGCACTTCGAGCGCACCCCAGCCCGAGCCGACGGCGACCACCTCGCCGGGCTCGGCGTCGGCACACGGCTTCCACGCCTCGTACGCCGCCACCACGTCGGCGCTCGGCAGCACCCTCTCCAGCCGCGCCTCGGCGTCGCGGATCACCTCGCCCCAGTCGTCGCCCTCCGGGGCGGCGCTGAGCGGCCCGTACGCCTCCAGCCAGGACACCTCGCTCTCCGCCTCCAGCCGTACGTGCTCCAGCTGGGTGCGGGCGAGCCCGGCCTGGATCTCGCAGTAGCCGCCGGTGCCGGGCTCGGTGAGCCACTGCTGCCAGCGCCGCCCGCCGCTGCCCGCGCCCCACACGAACAGCTTGCGTCCGCGCAAGCCGTCGGTGGACGTCTGCACCAGCCCGTGCCCGTCGGCGTCGAGCGCGGCGATCCAGGGCCGCCCGCCCTTGGGCAGCTCGTAGAAGTAGTCGGCGGCGTAGGCGCTGTTCAAGGGGTACGTCCGGTCGATTCCGTCGTACACGGGGACGGGGACGGGGACGCGGCGCAGCCGGCGTTCGTAGCCGAAGTGCCAGGCCGCCTCGGCCGGGGCCAGTACCCGGCACTCCTCGGGGACGGCGATGTTGGACCACCAGTACGTCGGCATGGGCCGCTCGTGCGGGTTGCGGACGCGGACGCCGACGTGGAGGAAGTCGGAGCCGTCGGGCAGCCAGAGGTCGACCTGGAAGGGCAGGTCGCGCAGGCGTTCCCACTCCCACAGGCGCAGCATCTCCCCGCCGTCGGGGGCGGGCACGCGCGCGGCGTGCAGGGGTGAGCAGGACAGGGTGGTGTGGCCGGTGGCGCCGATGTTCCATTCGACGCCGCCGGAGAACCAGGCGCCGTTGAGGGCGAAGTTGGCGGGCTGGAACACCGGGTTGCGGTAGAGGAGTTCACGGCCGGTCGGCAGGTGGACCAGCGAGACCAGCCGCCCGCCGAGGGCGGGGAGCACGGTGGCGCGCAGCCGGTCGTTCTCGATCACCACGGCGTCGAAGTCCCTCGGGGCGCGGGCCCGTTCGTAGCCGTCGCGGACCCGCACGGGCAGCAGGCCGCGCAGCGGCGCGTACCCGACCTGCCGTGCCATGTCGCGCGGCAGGGCCTCGCGGTCCCGGTCGTCGATGTGGTGCACCTCGTCGAGGGGGCGCAGCGGGGGAAGGGGGTAGTCCGGCCCCAACTCGGCGGCCGGCAGTGTCACTACGTCACGTCGGATCGTCGTCACGCCGACCATGGAACCCGCCCGCCGCCGAACTGACCAGGGGATCCGCCGGTCAGGATTGCGCAAAGGCGTCCACGACGACGTCCGCCAGCAGCGCGCCCGCCGTGCCCTCGGGGTCGAGGTCGGGGTCGTAGATGGTGATGTTGAGGCCGACGCAGTGCGGTGAGGCGAGCAACGGGCGCAGCAGCGCGACGAGTTCGGCGGGGAGCAGTCCGTCCGGGTCGGGGCTGTCGACGGCGGGCATCACGCTCGGGTCGAGCACGTCGGCGTCCAGGTGCACCCAGAAGCCCCGCACTTGGGGGACCTGGAAGGCCTCGGCGGTGGCCCGTGCGAGCGCCTCCGCGCCCCACTCGCGCACGTCCCCGACGGTCACGACGGGGATCTTCAGGGCGGCGAGATCCGTACGTTCCGGGTCGGCGTCGCGGATCCCGAAGAGCCGTACGTCCTCGTCCCGCAGATAGGGCTTGAGCCCTTCCAGGTTCGTCAGGTCCTCCTGGCCCCGCCCGGTGGCCAGCGCCAGCTCCTCGCCGCCGGCCGCGCCGACGTGGTCGGAGTTGCCGGGGTGCCGGAAGTCAGCGGAGGCGTCGACGGCCGCCAGCCCGTACCGGCCGATCCGGCGCAGGGCGAGGGACGCGCCGAGCTGGATGGAGCAGTCACCGCCGAGCACGAGCGGGAAGTCCCCGGCGCGCACATGGCGCTCGATCCGGTCGGCCAGCCTGCGCGTGTACGAGGCGATGGCGGCGGCGTTGAACACCCCGTCGCCCTCCTGCCAGTCCCCCCGGTCGTAGCGCGGCGGCACGACCACCCCGCCCTCCAGCGCGCCCAGCCGCTGCACGATCCGCTGTTCGCGCAGCGCCCCGGCGAGCTTGTAACAGCCGGGCACGGTGCCGGGGGCGGGCGGGCGCAGACCCAGGTTGGAGGGGGCGTCGATCACCACGATATTCCGCATGGGCCGCATCCTTCCCGACGTAGAGTCAGGTCTTCAACGGCATTTACGCAAGAAAGCGAACGTATGAGCGAGAAGCACACCTACCGGGTCATCGTCCGGGGCTCCTGGGACGGGCTGACCGACGAGGCCCGGGCCCGGCTGCTGGCGGAGGCCGCCGACCACGGGATGCCGAGCATGCGGTTCACCGAGGAGGGGACGCTGTCGTACGAGGCGTCGCCGCTGAAGCACTTCTCGATGCGGTACGTGGTCGTGTCCGACGCCGAGGACGGCGAGGAGATGGCGGCCGCGCTCGCGGAGGAGCGCGCCGAGGCGACCCTGCGCGGGCTCGGCTGCGACTTCCGGGGACTGCGCTCGACGGTCACCGACCTCGACACCATGAAGATCAACCACAAGCCCGCGTCTCGACGGTGAGCGCCCAGCGTTCGTGGTCCCGCCAGGCGCCGCCGATGTAGAGCATGTTGGGCGAGAACCCCTCCCGGCGGAATCCGCAGGCGCGGGCCAGGGCGATGGAGGCGGTGTTGCCCGGCTGCACGTTGATCTCCAGCCGGTGCAGCCGCATCGGCCCGAAGGCGTGGCCGATCACGAGGTTCAGCCCTTCGCGCATCAGGCCCCGCCCGGCGGCGTGTGCGAAGGCGCCGTATCCGAGAGCACCGCTCTGGAAGGCGCCGCCGACGATGTTGTTGATGTTGATGTATCCGGCGAGGGCTCCCGTGTCCGTCTCGCACACCAGGAACCCCGCCTTCGTCGGGTCCTCGATCAGCCGGCCGGCATAGCGGGCGTACACCTCGGCGCTCTCCGGCGGGAAGAGCCACGGCTGGTGCAGATCCTTGCTCTCCCGGACCCGGGCCGTGAACTCGGCGCCGTCCTCGTAGGTGAAGTGGCGTATGCCCACGCGGGGGCCCTCGGCGAGGTAGCGGGACGCGATGTGCGGCATCCCGCCACCCTACGACCGGCCGTGCGCGGCGTCAGTCGCGGACCACGGGCAGCTGCAGCACCCCGGTGTCGCCGGGCGCGCTCACCACGGTCACCGGCTTGGTCCCCCGGTTGCCGAAGTACGCCCCGTCACTCGCCGCGATCACGAACCGCAGCCGGTGACCCTGCTCGTAGCGGTGCACGATCCCCGGCAGCGTCACGGTGAACGGCCGGCGCACGTCCGGCACCCGGACCGGCGCGACCAGCCGGTGCACCAGCGTCTGCGTGCCGTCCGGGGCGACGTCGTACAGCTTGGCGAAGAGCACCAGCTTGTCGGCGGCGTCCCCGGAGTGCTGGGTCCGCTCGGCCTTCGGCGACACCACCTTCAGCGTGGCCTGGGGTGCCCCGACGACGTCCACGGCCCGGGCGAGCGGCTCACTGGTCCAGCCGAGGTGGGTGCCCTTGGTGTCGTACGGCGCCGGGTCCGGCAGCCCGATCAGTCCGGCGAGGGAACTCTCCGAGTGGCTCGTGGGGATCAGCCAGTTGGTGTACGTCCGGCTGCCCCGCGCCACCTTCCTGCGGTTGTCGACGAGCTTGCCGTCGCCGGAGAGGTACAGCTTCTGCCCGAGCACGGGCAGCCGGTCGGCGGTGGCGTACCGGCCGCCGGGGTCGCTCACCCAGTCCCGGTAGTAGGCGAAGGCGGGCCCGGTGTCGGTGCCGGTCCGCTTGTGCAGATAGCGGTCGAACCAGGCCAGGATCCGCCTGCCGACGTAACTGGTCTCCAGGTTGCCCGCGCCGAGGTTGAGTTCCCCGTCCGCCGGGCTGCTGGTGCCGCCGCTGTGCCCCCACGACTGCCAGATCATCTTCACCGGCGTGCCCCGGGCCCTGAGCGTCTGGTACGTCCGCGTCGCCTCGTTGAGGTTGAACAGGCTGTCGGCCTGGCCCTGGACCAGCAGCGTCGGTGCCTGGACCCGGTGCAGATAGGACACCGGGGAGACGCTGTGGGCGTAGTCGAGCAGCGCCTTGGTCCGGTCGGCCGGGTAGCTGCCGGAGTTGAGGGTGCGCACGGTGTCGCAGGCCTTGGTGACGAAGTGCAGGCAGGCCAGGGAGTTGATGCGGGACGGGTCGAGGCTCGGCTGGAGCAGCGGCTGGCCCTCGCCGATGAGGTAGAAGCCGTTGGTCCACTGCCACTTGAAGACGCCGGGCACCCGACCGGCGCCGACGGCGTTGTTCGGGTCGAGCGAGTACGCCAGGTTGTTCCAGGTGATCATCGGCACGAGCGCGTCGACGCGCTGGTCGACGGACGCCGTGGCGAGCTGGACGGCGCCGCCGTAGGAGCCGCCGATCATCCCGACGCGCGGGTCGCCCGGCCGGTCCAGGGTGACGAAGTCGACGCTGGTGCCGTCGTCGGCGGCGCGTTTGCCGGCCAGGAAGTCCAGCAGCTGGGAGGCGGCGCGGCCGTCGATGGCCGGGTCGTCGAGCGAGATGAGGCAGCCCGAGCGGCCGAAGCCGAGTCCGGAGTAGACGAGGCCGACATAGCCGCGCTGGGCGAAGTTCCTTCCGATGGCGTCGGTGGAGCCGTCGTTCTTGCTGCCGCCGAAGCCGTTCGTGCCGAGGACTGCGGGGGCGGGGTGGGCGCTGTCCACGTCCGCGGGCCGGTAGAGGTCGGCGTCGATCGTGCAGGTGCGGCCGCCCGCCTGGACGGTGAACTTCAGGGCGGTGACGGAGTACTGGCCGGTCGCGGCGGTGGCGGGAGCGGTGAGTGCGAGGGGTGCGGTGAGCGCGGCGCCGAGAGTGGCGGCGAGGACGGCACGGGATCTGGGCACACGTCGGGACACAAGACCTCCACGCTGAGGACAACCCGGATACCGACCAGTAAGTACTGGCCGGTTGACATGCTGTGACACGTGTCAGGCGGGGTCAATCACCGGGAAGGAGGTTTCTTGACGGAGATTCAGTTCGCTCGCTCAGCTCAGGGCGGGCGCGTCGAGTGTCAGCGTGCCCGCGTCCGCGTCCAGTTCGGCCGCGACTCCGAACGGAATCGTCAACGCCCCTTCGCAGTGCCCGAACCCGAACTCCTCCACGACCGGCACGCCGAGCCCGCCCAGCCGGTCGGCGAACACCCGGCGCAGGGTGTCGTACGGACCGCAGTCGAGCCACGAGCCGAGGGCGATCCCCGCGACCCCGTCGAGCCGTCCGGCGCGCAGCAGCTGGGTCAGGATCCGGTCGAGGCGGTACGCCTCCTCGCCCACGTCCTCGATCATCAGCAGCCCGCCACGGGCACCGCCGCGGGCGTACGGCGTGCCCAGCTCGGCCGCGAGCAGGCTCACGCAACCGCCGAACGTGACGCCCCGCGCCCGGCCGGGCACCAGCGCGCCGCCGCCGGAGGCGACGATCGTGCGGACGGTCTCCGGTGCGAACAGCGTGGCCTTGAGGTGGGCCTGCGCCCGCGCGTTCTTGATGAAGTCGACGCCGGCCGCCATCGGCCCGTGCAGGGTGACCAGGCCGAGCCGGGTGGCGAAGGCCTCGTGCAGCGCGGTGATGTCGCTGAAGCCGACGAACACCTTCGGCCCGGCCGCGCGCAGCGCGTCCCAGTCGAGCAGGTCGACCATCCGCTGCGTCCCGTACCCGCCGCGGGCGCACAGCACGGCGGCCACGGACGGGTCGCACCAGGCGGCCTGGAAGTCGGCGGCCCGGTCGGCGTCCGTGCCCGCCAGATAGCCGAACTCGCCGTGCCGGTCCAGTACATGGGGTGCCACCACCGGGTCGAGGTCCCAGCCGCGCAGCACGTCGAGCCCGGACTGCAGGCGCTCCTCGGGCACCGGCCCGCTCGGCGCGACGACGGCCACCCGGGCCCCGGGTGCCAGCCGGGGCGGTCGTGCCAGCTGCTTCACTTGGTCAGCTCCAACGTCGGGACACCGGGCGGATTCAGCCCGAACACCTGTGCGTACAGGGACAGCTCGGCCTCCAGCGCGCGGATCATGGTGTCGGCGCGCCGGAAGCCGTGGCCCTCGCCCTCGAACGCGATGTACGCGTGCGGGACGCGCCGGCCCTCCATCTGTTCGAGGAACCGCTCGCACTGCGCGGGCGGGCAGATCACGTCGTCCAGGCCCTGGAGCAGCAGGA
Proteins encoded in this window:
- a CDS encoding CocE/NonD family hydrolase, which codes for MPRSRAVLAATLGAALTAPLALTAPATAATGQYSVTALKFTVQAGGRTCTIDADLYRPADVDSAHPAPAVLGTNGFGGSKNDGSTDAIGRNFAQRGYVGLVYSGLGFGRSGCLISLDDPAIDGRAASQLLDFLAGKRAADDGTSVDFVTLDRPGDPRVGMIGGSYGGAVQLATASVDQRVDALVPMITWNNLAYSLDPNNAVGAGRVPGVFKWQWTNGFYLIGEGQPLLQPSLDPSRINSLACLHFVTKACDTVRTLNSGSYPADRTKALLDYAHSVSPVSYLHRVQAPTLLVQGQADSLFNLNEATRTYQTLRARGTPVKMIWQSWGHSGGTSSPADGELNLGAGNLETSYVGRRILAWFDRYLHKRTGTDTGPAFAYYRDWVSDPGGRYATADRLPVLGQKLYLSGDGKLVDNRRKVARGSRTYTNWLIPTSHSESSLAGLIGLPDPAPYDTKGTHLGWTSEPLARAVDVVGAPQATLKVVSPKAERTQHSGDAADKLVLFAKLYDVAPDGTQTLVHRLVAPVRVPDVRRPFTVTLPGIVHRYEQGHRLRFVIAASDGAYFGNRGTKPVTVVSAPGDTGVLQLPVVRD
- a CDS encoding arginase family protein, yielding MRNIVVIDAPSNLGLRPPAPGTVPGCYKLAGALREQRIVQRLGALEGGVVVPPRYDRGDWQEGDGVFNAAAIASYTRRLADRIERHVRAGDFPLVLGGDCSIQLGASLALRRIGRYGLAAVDASADFRHPGNSDHVGAAGGEELALATGRGQEDLTNLEGLKPYLRDEDVRLFGIRDADPERTDLAALKIPVVTVGDVREWGAEALARATAEAFQVPQVRGFWVHLDADVLDPSVMPAVDSPDPDGLLPAELVALLRPLLASPHCVGLNITIYDPDLDPEGTAGALLADVVVDAFAQS
- a CDS encoding GNAT family N-acetyltransferase codes for the protein MPHIASRYLAEGPRVGIRHFTYEDGAEFTARVRESKDLHQPWLFPPESAEVYARYAGRLIEDPTKAGFLVCETDTGALAGYININNIVGGAFQSGALGYGAFAHAAGRGLMREGLNLVIGHAFGPMRLHRLEINVQPGNTASIALARACGFRREGFSPNMLYIGGAWRDHERWALTVETRACG
- a CDS encoding S66 peptidase family protein, translated to MKQLARPPRLAPGARVAVVAPSGPVPEERLQSGLDVLRGWDLDPVVAPHVLDRHGEFGYLAGTDADRAADFQAAWCDPSVAAVLCARGGYGTQRMVDLLDWDALRAAGPKVFVGFSDITALHEAFATRLGLVTLHGPMAAGVDFIKNARAQAHLKATLFAPETVRTIVASGGGALVPGRARGVTFGGCVSLLAAELGTPYARGGARGGLLMIEDVGEEAYRLDRILTQLLRAGRLDGVAGIALGSWLDCGPYDTLRRVFADRLGGLGVPVVEEFGFGHCEGALTIPFGVAAELDADAGTLTLDAPALS
- a CDS encoding DUF6204 family protein, with the protein product MSEKHTYRVIVRGSWDGLTDEARARLLAEAADHGMPSMRFTEEGTLSYEASPLKHFSMRYVVVSDAEDGEEMAAALAEERAEATLRGLGCDFRGLRSTVTDLDTMKINHKPASRR